A genomic window from Leptospira broomii serovar Hurstbridge str. 5399 includes:
- a CDS encoding motility associated factor glycosyltransferase family protein — MSHDLPEKTREIFGKKPYLALYFKEPTPEPSRFKLVPAKNPGEVFLSRDGRAMASSVSPLTQALRQLENTKISATDLIAVLGLGNPHLIREIHSKLEPGQILLLVDKERDLLFPLWNDWLEPVMDVPGRHLFLGENSLSLLWNYVESLPVERVSGIRILRNAASISQDELFYAEVDMRLRKVLSSKMSDLLTKFEFERIWVKNSLVNTSNFLSSNNPRTRIESLKAKFAGVPSLLVSAGPNLRRQCEWIQSVREKVFILSCDTSLKVLLKHGIVPDGIMTLDAQTHSIFHFLGEDTSKIPLFADLVSSPPILRNQKFQSIVHSITAKYIVNASGELKREATAGSHSAEALLGPIGDVQSGGSVATTAFDLLRGLGCRPCFLVGQDLAYSGREIHSTGTHHNEKWLTLLSRKTSLEKINESVVRKRDTRYVPSVNGGEVLTDYVLDLYRHWFEESAKTLEFPVYNVNTQGAKIENAENIGPELASEILSGFPNHEYFWRNLPAWKSENLLEILPDGSPQEFRSDLLRVIDTIKTSFSNPEKKDSTYDSLLKEFKTCLIGWEDLGYLVRKTEVYILRHRDSLEDSRKKDLFLGAVLKEFTGLRRKLLAGKN; from the coding sequence ATGTCTCACGATCTCCCGGAAAAAACAAGAGAAATATTCGGGAAAAAGCCCTACTTAGCGCTCTATTTCAAGGAGCCGACGCCGGAGCCTTCGCGATTCAAGCTCGTACCTGCGAAAAATCCGGGAGAAGTATTTCTCTCTCGTGACGGAAGAGCCATGGCGAGTTCCGTTTCTCCACTCACACAAGCTCTACGGCAATTGGAGAATACTAAGATTTCTGCGACTGATTTGATCGCAGTGCTCGGATTAGGAAATCCTCATCTTATTCGAGAGATACATTCAAAATTAGAACCGGGGCAGATTCTTTTACTCGTAGATAAGGAAAGAGATCTATTATTTCCGCTTTGGAACGATTGGCTTGAACCTGTCATGGACGTTCCAGGACGGCATCTTTTTTTGGGGGAAAATTCCCTCTCACTTCTTTGGAATTACGTCGAATCCCTTCCGGTTGAAAGAGTTTCGGGAATTCGAATCCTGAGAAACGCGGCCAGCATTTCTCAGGATGAACTTTTTTATGCGGAAGTGGATATGAGGCTCCGCAAAGTCCTCTCCTCGAAAATGAGCGATCTTCTGACCAAGTTTGAATTCGAAAGAATCTGGGTGAAGAATAGCCTCGTGAATACCTCCAATTTTCTTTCTTCGAATAACCCTCGTACTCGTATAGAATCCTTAAAAGCAAAATTCGCGGGAGTTCCGTCTTTACTTGTTTCCGCCGGTCCGAATCTGAGACGTCAATGCGAATGGATTCAATCCGTACGGGAGAAAGTTTTCATTCTTTCCTGCGACACCTCTCTGAAAGTATTACTAAAACATGGAATCGTCCCCGATGGAATTATGACTCTGGATGCACAAACTCATTCCATCTTCCATTTTCTGGGCGAAGATACCTCTAAAATCCCTCTCTTTGCCGATTTGGTAAGTTCTCCGCCGATCCTAAGAAACCAAAAATTTCAGTCCATAGTTCATAGTATTACGGCGAAATATATCGTGAATGCGTCCGGAGAATTAAAACGGGAGGCGACCGCTGGAAGTCATAGCGCGGAGGCTTTGCTCGGCCCGATCGGAGACGTTCAATCCGGCGGTAGTGTCGCTACGACCGCCTTCGATCTGTTGAGAGGATTGGGTTGCAGGCCGTGTTTTTTGGTAGGACAAGATCTAGCCTATTCCGGAAGAGAAATTCATTCCACGGGAACTCATCATAACGAAAAATGGCTTACCCTACTAAGCAGAAAAACTAGTTTAGAAAAAATTAATGAATCAGTAGTGAGAAAGCGGGATACCCGCTATGTGCCTTCGGTCAACGGAGGAGAAGTCCTTACGGATTATGTTCTGGATTTGTATCGGCATTGGTTTGAAGAGTCCGCCAAAACCCTTGAATTCCCCGTCTATAATGTGAATACTCAGGGAGCAAAGATCGAAAATGCGGAGAATATCGGTCCCGAACTCGCCTCCGAAATTCTAAGCGGCTTTCCGAATCACGAATATTTTTGGAGGAATTTACCGGCATGGAAATCCGAAAACCTTCTTGAAATTTTACCCGACGGTTCTCCCCAAGAATTCAGATCCGATTTATTACGAGTTATCGACACCATTAAAACCTCGTTCTCCAATCCTGAAAAGAAAGATTCGACTTACGATTCTTTGCTCAAGGAATTTAAAACCTGTTTGATCGGTTGGGAAGATTTGGGCTATTTAGTACGTAAGACGGAAGTCTACATACTTAGGCATCGAGATAGCCTCGAGGATTCCCGCAAAAAGGATCTATTTCTGGGTGCAGTTCTAAAGGAGTTCACCGGACTCAGACGCAAACTTCTAGCTGGGAAAAATTGA
- a CDS encoding serine/threonine protein kinase: MEIPGKEFYNRLDIDSVLSAVEDAGFPVSGHCLALNSLENRVYDVGLEEGGHLIVKFYRPARWNLEQILEEHSFLAELSEAEIPVIAPIRLKEGTTIRETKGIYYTLWPAQRGRLVEELDEESLTVLGRLVARIHNVGAAAPAKHRITLTVRNFGEEPLRFLIEKDFLPSSLRNRYETAAGKVFQCFHENAKNVPFHRIHGDCHKGNLIRTDDGFCFIDFDDFVTGPAIQDLWMLLPFGDSKADYERGIFLSGYREFRHFSDSWFHLVEPLRGLRYIHYSAWIAKRWEDPSFPNAFPHFGSDEYWERETTDLERLTSGLVRDERLSEEVPSVAEAQELTNKDFFWDLE; the protein is encoded by the coding sequence ATGGAGATCCCGGGAAAAGAATTCTATAATCGATTGGATATAGACTCTGTCTTATCCGCGGTAGAAGACGCGGGGTTTCCGGTGTCCGGGCATTGTCTGGCCTTAAATAGTTTGGAAAATAGAGTCTATGATGTCGGGTTAGAAGAAGGCGGCCATCTGATCGTAAAATTCTATCGTCCCGCTCGTTGGAATCTGGAGCAAATTCTGGAGGAACATTCCTTCCTTGCAGAATTGTCCGAAGCCGAAATTCCGGTCATCGCTCCTATCAGGCTTAAAGAAGGAACTACTATCCGGGAAACAAAAGGAATTTATTATACTCTTTGGCCGGCACAAAGAGGAAGACTTGTGGAAGAATTGGACGAAGAGTCTTTGACAGTACTCGGAAGATTGGTGGCGAGAATTCATAATGTAGGCGCTGCTGCACCCGCAAAACATAGAATCACTCTTACCGTTCGAAATTTCGGAGAAGAGCCGTTGCGCTTTCTGATCGAAAAGGATTTTTTACCTTCTTCCCTTCGAAATCGTTACGAGACTGCCGCAGGTAAAGTGTTTCAATGCTTTCACGAAAATGCAAAGAACGTTCCGTTTCATAGGATTCACGGCGATTGTCATAAAGGAAATTTAATACGAACCGACGACGGTTTTTGCTTTATCGATTTTGACGACTTCGTGACCGGTCCTGCGATCCAGGATCTTTGGATGCTTCTCCCTTTCGGCGATTCCAAGGCCGATTATGAGAGGGGGATTTTCTTATCCGGTTATCGCGAATTTAGGCATTTTTCCGACAGTTGGTTTCATCTTGTCGAACCCTTGCGCGGATTACGGTATATTCATTATTCTGCATGGATTGCGAAGCGATGGGAAGACCCTTCTTTTCCGAATGCGTTTCCTCATTTCGGCTCGGACGAATACTGGGAAAGAGAAACGACCGATTTGGAGCGACTTACCTCCGGTTTAGTAAGAGATGAACGACTATCTGAAGAAGTGCCTTCTGTCGCTGAAGCGCAAGAGCTGACAAACAAGGATTTCTTTTGGGATCTGGAATAG
- a CDS encoding thiazole synthase, whose translation MGGDSDELVIAGRTFRSRLFLGTGKFSSAKTMKEAILSSETEVVTVALRRVDLESKEDDILAHIDRERVLLLPNTSGARNAEEAVRLARLARELGAGNWVKLEVTPDPVYLLPDPIETLKAAEILVKEGFIVLPYINADPILCKHLEDAGCATVMPLGSPIGTNQGIRTLANLEIIIEQSKVPVVVDAGLGEPSHASQAMELGAAAVLVNTAIAIAKDPKKIGYAFKLATEAGRISYKYGGAKMRFRKTAEASSPLTGFLEEETRNVHGAL comes from the coding sequence ATGGGCGGAGACTCCGACGAGTTGGTTATCGCCGGTCGAACCTTTCGGTCGCGGCTTTTTCTGGGAACGGGAAAATTTTCTTCTGCCAAAACTATGAAGGAGGCAATTCTGTCTTCGGAAACCGAAGTCGTGACTGTAGCTCTCCGTAGGGTTGATTTAGAATCGAAAGAGGATGATATCCTTGCGCATATAGATCGGGAAAGAGTTTTATTGCTTCCGAATACGAGCGGAGCCCGAAATGCCGAAGAGGCAGTTCGCTTAGCCAGACTTGCTCGAGAACTAGGAGCAGGAAATTGGGTAAAGCTTGAAGTCACCCCTGATCCGGTCTATCTTCTACCGGACCCCATCGAAACATTAAAAGCTGCCGAGATATTGGTAAAAGAAGGCTTTATCGTTCTACCGTACATAAATGCGGATCCGATTCTCTGCAAACATCTCGAGGACGCCGGATGCGCGACTGTAATGCCCCTAGGTTCGCCGATCGGAACCAATCAGGGAATTCGAACTCTAGCCAATCTTGAAATCATCATTGAGCAATCTAAAGTTCCGGTCGTCGTAGACGCAGGTTTGGGAGAACCTTCTCACGCTTCTCAAGCCATGGAATTGGGGGCAGCTGCTGTCTTGGTTAATACCGCGATTGCGATCGCTAAGGATCCGAAAAAAATCGGATATGCGTTTAAGCTTGCCACCGAGGCAGGTAGAATTTCCTATAAATATGGCGGGGCAAAAATGCGTTTTCGTAAAACAGCGGAGGCATCGAGTCCATTGACAGGCTTTTTAGAAGAAGAAACCCGAAATGTACACGGAGCTCTTTGA
- a CDS encoding chromosome segregation SMC family protein — protein MYLKSLNIVGFKTFADETEVILDPGFTAVVGPNGSGKSNIVDALKWVFGEKSAKGLRGEKMDDVIFHGSEARKPAGYAEVSVVFDNSSKVIKMDYPTIKLTRRLYADSTNEYLINDSRVQRKDIEKILMDTGIGKSSYSIMEQGKVDRILHSKPEERRLIFEEAAGISRFKMERQEALKKLADTSQNLLRIQDIMNTMKKEMEIKEKQAERAEEYFRLKQALDETDKIIRFIKYDTLTRKLNASETELREIKEKNQVLLERISVETGRIELLDSEKSDLEKKVAEIDKRLLDHLTQTQIQKDKVESNKGIIQDYQDRISDIRDSLTGEEASLSILQIEKERLEKDAVDLEAEIKSLEVGIEELKKQKAELEFKIDQENLSIQEKETHIRLNDKRHVELRDRLKEVIFDLISQLESRKKEAQESDAQRSELKEILLQEASRLHQTGAALKSELEISFTEENHVRILTLASGLNTGEFQEKLSDYFALEDGLRNLLFDRDGFLSQKEGLDQEIEDLILENENHTRSIKESGISIETLREDVEGNKEKIVYLEKRILELNSERNGKIESGKSISARILEAEKRIQSAQESAKALQIRKSEFEKEVADLELQIENRYNEFLEMSRALDSEKEALRNIVKEIQTLKNEIQKNQEDYKNLFPVLTEKEKAVSVFKVQLESFSEELYNDYSISEQELYDEFKDKNFERGENESKLKKFKSEIQMLGSINPLSIEEYRNIKEIYEHHRTQKEDIEKSKNDIAEILKNINEESEKLFRETFEKIRENFQETFSTLFNGGRAILELVEGEDSLNAGIEIMAEPPGKHVQNLRLLSGGEKSLTAIALLFAIYMVKPSPFCFLDEIDAALDEANKLRFCQILDKFKDKSQFVVITHAQSTIHRANSIFGVTNEEPGISKIISLRLDQARDFAGNVSEAV, from the coding sequence ATGTATCTTAAAAGCCTGAATATTGTTGGATTCAAGACGTTTGCGGACGAGACGGAAGTAATTCTCGATCCGGGATTTACCGCCGTAGTAGGACCGAACGGTTCCGGCAAATCGAATATAGTAGACGCTTTAAAGTGGGTGTTCGGAGAAAAGTCCGCCAAAGGACTCCGGGGAGAAAAGATGGACGATGTCATCTTTCACGGTTCCGAAGCTCGTAAACCTGCGGGGTACGCCGAAGTAAGCGTAGTCTTCGATAATTCTTCCAAAGTAATTAAGATGGATTATCCTACCATCAAGCTGACTCGAAGGCTCTATGCGGATTCCACTAACGAGTACTTGATAAACGACTCTCGAGTACAGCGGAAGGATATTGAGAAAATCCTAATGGATACCGGTATCGGAAAGTCCAGCTACTCCATTATGGAGCAGGGAAAGGTGGATCGAATTCTCCACTCTAAACCCGAAGAACGTAGATTGATCTTCGAGGAGGCCGCCGGAATTTCCCGCTTCAAGATGGAACGTCAAGAGGCGCTTAAGAAATTGGCGGATACGAGTCAAAACCTACTCCGAATCCAAGATATCATGAATACCATGAAAAAGGAAATGGAGATCAAGGAAAAGCAGGCGGAAAGAGCGGAAGAATATTTCCGTTTGAAGCAGGCTCTCGACGAGACCGACAAAATCATTCGATTTATTAAATATGATACGTTGACTCGCAAATTGAATGCGTCCGAAACGGAACTGCGCGAAATTAAAGAAAAGAACCAGGTTTTATTGGAAAGAATCTCCGTCGAAACGGGACGGATCGAGCTACTGGATTCGGAAAAATCGGATCTTGAAAAGAAGGTAGCCGAGATCGATAAAAGACTTTTGGATCACCTGACTCAAACTCAGATTCAAAAAGATAAGGTCGAAAGTAATAAAGGAATTATTCAGGATTACCAAGATCGCATCTCGGATATACGAGATTCTCTAACGGGAGAGGAAGCTTCGTTGAGCATTCTTCAAATCGAAAAAGAGCGTTTGGAAAAAGACGCAGTGGATTTGGAAGCCGAAATCAAAAGTTTAGAAGTCGGTATCGAGGAGCTTAAGAAGCAAAAGGCCGAGTTGGAGTTCAAGATCGATCAGGAGAATCTATCCATTCAGGAAAAGGAAACTCACATTCGTCTTAACGATAAGCGTCATGTGGAATTGAGGGACCGACTTAAAGAAGTCATCTTCGATTTGATCAGCCAGCTCGAGTCGCGAAAGAAAGAAGCGCAGGAATCGGACGCTCAGAGAAGCGAACTGAAAGAAATTTTACTACAAGAAGCGAGTCGTTTGCACCAGACGGGCGCAGCTCTTAAATCCGAATTGGAGATATCCTTTACGGAGGAAAATCATGTACGAATTTTGACTCTCGCCTCCGGTTTAAATACCGGAGAATTCCAAGAAAAACTATCCGATTATTTTGCGCTGGAAGACGGTCTTCGGAATTTATTATTCGATCGGGACGGATTTCTATCCCAAAAAGAAGGCTTGGATCAAGAGATCGAAGATCTTATATTGGAAAACGAAAATCATACTCGATCCATTAAGGAATCCGGAATTTCCATTGAAACTTTACGAGAGGACGTGGAAGGAAATAAGGAAAAAATCGTTTATCTTGAAAAACGAATTTTGGAGCTGAATTCGGAACGAAACGGCAAGATCGAAAGCGGGAAGTCGATCTCTGCAAGAATTTTAGAAGCCGAAAAAAGAATCCAATCGGCTCAGGAATCGGCTAAGGCTCTTCAAATAAGGAAATCCGAGTTTGAAAAGGAAGTAGCGGATCTAGAATTACAGATCGAAAACCGATACAACGAATTTTTGGAAATGAGCCGAGCTCTCGATTCCGAAAAGGAAGCGCTTCGGAATATCGTAAAAGAAATCCAAACTTTGAAGAACGAGATTCAGAAAAATCAGGAAGATTATAAGAATCTGTTTCCGGTCTTGACCGAAAAAGAAAAAGCGGTTTCCGTTTTTAAAGTCCAGTTGGAGTCCTTTTCGGAAGAGTTATATAACGATTATTCCATTTCAGAACAGGAATTGTACGACGAATTTAAGGATAAAAATTTCGAACGCGGAGAGAACGAATCTAAACTTAAGAAATTTAAGTCGGAAATTCAAATGTTAGGTTCCATCAATCCTCTTTCCATAGAAGAGTATCGAAATATTAAGGAAATTTACGAACACCATCGAACACAAAAAGAAGATATCGAGAAATCCAAAAACGATATCGCCGAAATCTTAAAAAACATCAACGAAGAATCGGAGAAACTCTTCCGAGAAACATTCGAAAAAATTCGAGAGAATTTCCAGGAAACTTTCTCCACATTATTTAACGGAGGCCGTGCAATCCTCGAGTTGGTTGAAGGGGAGGATAGTCTTAATGCGGGTATCGAAATTATGGCGGAACCTCCGGGTAAGCACGTTCAAAATCTTCGCCTGCTTTCGGGCGGGGAAAAATCCTTAACCGCAATCGCTTTGTTGTTTGCCATTTATATGGTGAAACCTTCTCCGTTCTGTTTCTTGGATGAAATCGATGCGGCTTTGGATGAAGCGAATAAACTTCGTTTTTGTCAGATTCTAGATAAGTTTAAAGATAAATCCCAATTTGTGGTGATTACGCACGCACAATCTACGATTCACAGAGCAAATTCAATTTTCGGGGTTACCAACGAAGAACCTGGAATTTCGAAAATCATCAGTCTTCGTTTGGATCAAGCCAGAGATTTTGCCGGAAATGTTTCCGAGGCGGTCTAA
- a CDS encoding EAL domain-containing protein: protein MRYLEIRDAEVLPFFQPILSVEDGSIFGHEVLARIKTDRGWESGGYLFSTEIGLSDQDLSAFEASIWKSSMRKIRGSSTKHHLFLNISPNRLYRELENERIDSFRLLKFAREFEIEPKQIILEITEEEFAGSLDSLRIAVDLLRAYGFRIAVDDLGSEASGIERVGLLRPDFLKMDLRLIRASARSPSIRKVMEHIRDLAFSLGASVLYEGLETREEMYFALEGGARFLQGYLLQKPSPELSNNKNTPSLIREMVDFFHEKKTEQISAEIAFEKKIQNILREILNPFPIIKIASRYIIDAYTIFMTSKEIHRAYVTDSKGTQLSPYYVRTGENSFRENSQGIGKNWSYLPYFYKQLRDSFRKPEDWGVSDRYYDNEAVKDLIVFSKEVEPGAYVFLDITAPKIH, encoded by the coding sequence ATGCGGTATTTAGAAATTCGCGATGCGGAAGTGCTGCCATTCTTCCAACCCATTCTTTCGGTCGAGGACGGGAGCATTTTCGGACACGAGGTCCTTGCAAGAATAAAAACCGATCGGGGATGGGAAAGCGGAGGTTATTTGTTTTCCACAGAAATCGGGCTGTCCGATCAGGATCTTTCCGCATTCGAAGCTTCGATATGGAAATCGTCGATGAGGAAAATCCGGGGATCATCGACTAAACATCATCTTTTTCTAAATATCTCGCCGAATCGTTTATACAGAGAATTGGAAAACGAACGAATCGATTCCTTTCGCCTTCTTAAATTCGCAAGAGAGTTCGAGATCGAACCGAAGCAAATTATCCTAGAGATAACCGAGGAGGAATTCGCGGGAAGCTTGGATTCTCTTAGAATTGCAGTGGATTTACTTCGGGCGTACGGATTCAGAATTGCAGTGGATGATTTGGGTTCGGAAGCATCCGGGATAGAAAGAGTCGGTTTGCTTCGTCCTGATTTTTTGAAGATGGACCTTAGATTGATTCGCGCTTCTGCTCGATCTCCTTCGATAAGGAAAGTAATGGAACATATCCGCGATCTTGCTTTTTCCTTAGGAGCCTCCGTCTTATACGAAGGTTTGGAAACTCGGGAAGAAATGTATTTTGCTTTGGAAGGAGGAGCTCGGTTTTTGCAAGGATATCTTTTACAAAAACCTTCGCCGGAACTTTCGAATAATAAAAACACTCCCTCCTTAATTAGGGAAATGGTCGATTTTTTTCATGAGAAAAAGACCGAGCAGATTTCGGCAGAAATCGCATTCGAAAAAAAGATACAAAATATACTTCGAGAAATTCTAAATCCGTTTCCGATAATTAAAATCGCAAGTAGGTATATTATCGACGCATATACTATCTTTATGACCTCGAAGGAGATCCACCGCGCATACGTTACTGACTCGAAAGGAACACAACTCTCTCCGTATTACGTTCGAACCGGAGAAAATTCATTTAGGGAAAATAGCCAAGGAATCGGAAAAAACTGGTCCTATCTGCCCTACTTTTATAAACAACTTAGGGACTCGTTCAGAAAACCGGAAGATTGGGGAGTTAGCGATCGTTATTACGATAATGAAGCGGTCAAAGATCTGATCGTTTTTAGCAAAGAAGTCGAACCGGGTGCCTACGTTTTCTTAGATATAACCGCCCCGAAAATTCATTAG
- a CDS encoding Cys-rich protein, with protein MNKTLLLTLILLVSTLLGSSNLKAQNPACGQICDFYVNCVESQTKKKFSAEEQTKVSAGCLNTCRKNFPAVTQCYENHSNQCVPFHACLVNTYKSKEKK; from the coding sequence ATGAATAAGACTCTCCTACTCACCCTAATTCTCTTAGTTTCAACGCTATTGGGTTCCAGCAACCTAAAAGCACAAAACCCTGCATGCGGGCAGATTTGCGATTTTTACGTAAATTGCGTTGAATCTCAAACGAAGAAAAAATTCAGCGCTGAGGAACAAACGAAGGTTTCCGCCGGATGTTTAAATACCTGTCGTAAAAATTTTCCCGCAGTCACTCAGTGTTATGAAAATCACTCGAATCAGTGTGTTCCGTTTCACGCCTGCCTCGTAAATACTTATAAATCGAAAGAAAAGAAATAG
- the thiH gene encoding 2-iminoacetate synthase ThiH, protein MYTELFDSTSFSAASERVLSKTKYDVEAALDKSSSGRPVTFEEYLALLSPSADSYLEEMASLSRHWTRKRFGNIVSLYMPMYLSNECRSSCIYCGFSFENKIPRKTLNEEEIHREAKILHAKGIRHLVFLTGEEYSKTNLEYLKNAVKILRQYFDSISIEIYPMDVAQYSQLIEEGVEGLVVYQETYDPEIYVKYHLRGIKKNMRYRLEAPDRGGIAGFRRIGLGALLGLADPYGEMFKLGEHASYISKNYWKSTVQISLPRMRPAAGDFNKTIKIDDREFVRFLFALRLFLPDSGIVQSTRETRRMRDHLAGLVVTHMSVESRTDPGGYSGGDALKQFEIEDERRIPEILEMLRSKGLDPVFKDFDLAFLR, encoded by the coding sequence ATGTACACGGAGCTCTTTGACTCTACCTCATTTTCCGCGGCTTCCGAGAGAGTCTTATCTAAGACGAAATACGATGTAGAGGCTGCTTTGGACAAATCTTCCAGCGGCCGTCCGGTTACGTTCGAAGAATACCTCGCGCTTTTATCTCCGTCTGCGGATAGCTATTTGGAAGAAATGGCGTCTCTTTCCCGACATTGGACTCGAAAGAGATTCGGAAATATCGTATCTTTATACATGCCTATGTATCTTTCGAACGAATGCCGGTCTTCCTGCATTTATTGCGGGTTCAGTTTTGAGAACAAGATTCCGAGAAAGACGTTAAACGAGGAAGAGATTCACCGAGAGGCAAAGATACTACATGCGAAAGGAATCAGACATTTAGTATTCTTGACCGGAGAGGAATATTCCAAAACAAATTTGGAATATTTAAAAAACGCCGTCAAAATTCTCAGACAATACTTTGATTCGATCTCGATCGAGATTTACCCGATGGACGTCGCGCAATACTCGCAATTGATCGAGGAAGGAGTGGAAGGACTCGTCGTTTATCAGGAAACCTACGACCCGGAAATTTACGTTAAGTATCATCTGCGCGGTATCAAAAAAAATATGCGGTATCGACTCGAAGCTCCCGATCGTGGAGGCATTGCCGGTTTTAGGAGAATCGGGCTAGGCGCATTACTTGGATTAGCGGACCCTTATGGAGAAATGTTCAAATTAGGAGAGCATGCATCCTATATATCGAAGAACTATTGGAAAAGTACGGTCCAGATTTCTTTACCCAGAATGAGACCAGCGGCAGGCGATTTTAATAAAACGATTAAGATTGATGATCGAGAATTTGTGCGCTTTCTATTTGCATTGAGATTATTTCTTCCTGATTCCGGGATAGTTCAATCCACACGCGAAACTCGTAGAATGCGGGATCACTTGGCTGGTTTAGTAGTAACCCACATGTCAGTAGAATCTAGAACGGATCCAGGCGGATATTCCGGAGGCGACGCTTTGAAGCAGTTTGAAATCGAAGATGAAAGACGGATTCCGGAAATTTTAGAGATGCTACGGTCAAAAGGGTTAGATCCTGTCTTTAAGGATTTTGATCTGGCGTTTTTGAGATGA
- a CDS encoding DMT family transporter: MQITSSVKFYILLVIAMISWGFAWPSAKSIVGLENPNVIIFWRFLATAISILPILLWRKESLRLPDIKSFFQVCVGGVLYTAYNQFFLLGLSSGFAGAGGVLVTTMNPIFTYILGHLLQKQYPGKKDAFGLLLGLSGGLVLLHIWDKPTEGVFQSGNIFFLLCAFSWAILSMNSHSTGQKISPLVYSFYVFTIGTIFDFIFALPYGLSNVFSLDWMFWGQIFYLSVISTTFGTTVYFFASTKLGSRIASSFIFLVPATAVLGSWIFLGEVPSLTTLFGGSLAVSAVLILNGNRTKKTEIQAES, encoded by the coding sequence ATGCAAATTACTTCTTCCGTAAAATTTTACATTCTTCTTGTTATTGCAATGATTTCGTGGGGTTTCGCTTGGCCCTCTGCAAAGAGCATCGTTGGATTGGAGAATCCGAATGTGATTATCTTTTGGAGATTTTTAGCGACTGCGATTTCGATACTTCCGATTCTCCTTTGGAGAAAAGAGTCCCTACGACTTCCGGATATAAAATCTTTTTTCCAAGTATGCGTCGGTGGAGTATTGTATACTGCGTATAACCAATTTTTTTTGCTGGGCTTAAGCAGCGGATTCGCGGGTGCAGGAGGGGTACTCGTAACCACGATGAATCCCATCTTTACATACATATTAGGTCATTTGTTGCAAAAGCAGTATCCGGGAAAGAAGGATGCGTTCGGCCTGCTGCTTGGTTTATCGGGCGGTCTCGTATTATTGCATATCTGGGACAAACCGACCGAGGGAGTCTTTCAGTCCGGAAATATTTTCTTTTTGTTATGCGCATTTAGTTGGGCCATTTTAAGTATGAATAGTCATAGCACGGGTCAAAAGATTTCTCCACTGGTTTATAGCTTTTACGTATTTACTATAGGAACGATTTTTGATTTTATATTCGCTCTTCCCTACGGTTTATCGAACGTATTTTCCCTGGATTGGATGTTTTGGGGACAGATCTTTTATCTTTCCGTAATCTCCACGACTTTCGGAACGACCGTCTATTTTTTCGCGTCCACTAAACTAGGTTCCCGCATTGCGAGTTCCTTTATCTTCCTCGTTCCTGCCACGGCGGTGCTGGGTAGTTGGATTTTCCTGGGAGAAGTCCCGAGTCTTACGACCCTCTTCGGAGGTAGCCTCGCAGTGAGCGCGGTTTTGATTTTGAACGGGAATCGGACTAAAAAGACGGAAATACAGGCAGAATCCTGA